A genomic stretch from Pectobacterium carotovorum includes:
- a CDS encoding intradiol ring-cleavage dioxygenase produces MELNNKNRRFFFISSAKRIIGTVGLLSLANIPFYTRANDVVDKAKGVGIKTCPLTTEQIVGPYFVDYKILRRDITESQSGIPLLLKIKVIDGVSCEPVENILVDIWHCNARGKYSGWSFISPDKEAATDDVGTVNRTDSTSFFRGIQPTDQHGVVRFTTIFPGFYAGRATHIHVAIRRPSKNPLEKEHFAFVGQLYFPEDLCRVVYNNEPYSPRDITRVTNNEDEYFTKMNGAQSLLTVNKVNEGDFNDGFTGEIILSIDKNATSTYLTQRDLYKHTVSQE; encoded by the coding sequence ATGGAATTGAATAATAAAAATAGACGATTTTTCTTTATTAGCTCTGCGAAACGAATCATTGGAACCGTCGGGTTATTATCGTTAGCGAATATCCCGTTCTATACGAGGGCGAATGACGTCGTGGATAAGGCAAAGGGCGTGGGGATAAAGACGTGCCCGCTTACGACCGAACAAATTGTCGGGCCTTATTTTGTTGATTATAAAATACTACGGCGTGATATTACCGAATCTCAATCCGGCATCCCGCTGCTGCTGAAGATAAAAGTGATCGACGGTGTGTCGTGTGAACCCGTGGAGAACATCCTGGTTGATATCTGGCACTGTAACGCCAGAGGGAAATACTCAGGGTGGAGCTTTATTAGTCCTGATAAAGAAGCGGCAACAGATGATGTCGGAACCGTTAATAGAACAGATAGCACCAGTTTCTTTCGTGGCATACAGCCAACGGACCAGCATGGCGTGGTGAGGTTCACGACGATATTCCCTGGGTTCTATGCCGGCAGGGCGACACATATTCATGTTGCGATAAGGCGGCCAAGTAAAAATCCTCTGGAAAAAGAGCACTTTGCTTTTGTTGGGCAGTTATATTTCCCAGAGGATCTTTGTCGTGTGGTTTATAATAACGAACCCTATAGTCCAAGGGATATCACGCGCGTGACCAATAATGAAGATGAATATTTTACCAAGATGAATGGGGCGCAATCGCTACTTACGGTAAATAAAGTCAATGAAGGTGACTTCAATGATGGGTTTACGGGAGAAATCATTCTCTCTATTGATAAGAATGCCACCTCTACCTATCTCACCCAGCGTGATTTATACAAGCACACGGTTTCACAAGAGTAG
- a CDS encoding DASS family sodium-coupled anion symporter, with translation MKTKTSYGLNWLPLIVILAIAAFFWRMEPPTGLSPAAWHSAVIFVATIVCIVANVLPIGAIGIISITLFALTYAAGDKTPSGAIQTALSDLNSSLIWLIVVAFMIARGFIKTGLGRRIALQMIRLLGKRTLGLAYGLAFADLVLSPAMPSNTARCGGIIYPIADSLSRSFDSKPEDASRGKIGTFLITCIGNVNDVTAALFMTAYTGNLLAVKLAANAGVTITWGSWFLAALVPCLISLAVVPLLVYWLTKPEIRHTPDAPKLAVAELAKMGNMSRGEWLMAFTVILLLVLWIFGDRLGVDATTASFVGLSFLLLTGVLSWEDVKSEKGAWDTLIWFAALLMMANQLKKLGFTNWFGDLIGSNIGHLMQGTSWVLVLLLLNAAYFYTHYFFASGNAQIAALFAVFLGVGINLNIPAVPMAFMLAFTSSLYCSLTQYTHARGPILFGAGYVPTAIWWRTGFVVSLVNQAIFMSAGLLWWKVIGLY, from the coding sequence ATGAAGACGAAAACCTCGTATGGACTGAACTGGCTCCCGCTGATCGTGATTCTTGCCATCGCCGCCTTTTTTTGGCGAATGGAACCCCCAACCGGCCTAAGCCCTGCCGCCTGGCACTCCGCCGTCATTTTCGTCGCAACGATCGTGTGTATTGTCGCGAATGTTCTCCCAATTGGGGCTATCGGTATTATCAGTATCACGCTCTTTGCGCTGACGTATGCCGCAGGGGATAAAACGCCCAGCGGCGCGATACAGACCGCACTCAGCGACCTGAACAGCTCGCTGATCTGGCTGATTGTTGTCGCATTCATGATTGCCCGTGGATTTATCAAAACGGGTCTGGGCCGCCGCATCGCCTTGCAGATGATCCGCCTGCTTGGGAAACGCACGCTGGGTCTGGCTTACGGGCTGGCCTTTGCCGATCTGGTGCTTTCTCCCGCGATGCCGAGCAACACCGCACGCTGCGGTGGGATTATTTATCCGATTGCCGATTCGCTATCGCGCAGCTTCGATTCCAAACCGGAAGATGCTTCACGCGGTAAGATTGGTACTTTCCTGATTACCTGCATTGGTAACGTTAACGACGTGACGGCGGCGCTGTTTATGACCGCCTACACTGGCAATCTGCTGGCGGTAAAACTGGCGGCCAACGCGGGGGTAACCATCACCTGGGGAAGCTGGTTTCTGGCGGCGCTTGTGCCCTGCTTGATTTCTCTGGCCGTTGTCCCCCTGCTCGTCTACTGGCTGACCAAGCCGGAAATTCGTCATACGCCGGATGCGCCAAAACTGGCCGTCGCCGAACTGGCAAAAATGGGCAATATGAGCCGCGGTGAATGGCTGATGGCATTTACCGTCATCCTGCTGCTGGTACTGTGGATTTTTGGCGACCGCTTAGGCGTGGACGCCACAACGGCCTCGTTCGTTGGGCTGTCTTTCCTGCTGTTAACCGGCGTACTGAGCTGGGAAGACGTGAAGAGCGAGAAAGGCGCCTGGGATACGTTGATTTGGTTCGCCGCCCTGCTGATGATGGCGAATCAGTTGAAAAAGCTCGGCTTCACGAACTGGTTTGGCGATCTCATCGGCAGCAACATCGGCCACCTGATGCAGGGAACCAGCTGGGTATTGGTGCTGTTGCTGCTGAATGCAGCCTATTTCTACACTCACTATTTCTTCGCCAGCGGCAACGCGCAGATCGCCGCGCTTTTTGCGGTGTTCCTCGGTGTCGGGATCAACCTGAATATTCCAGCGGTGCCGATGGCATTCATGCTGGCATTTACCAGCAGCCTGTACTGTTCACTGACGCAATATACCCACGCGCGCGGCCCCATTCTGTTCGGCGCGGGCTACGTGCCCACCGCCATCTGGTGGCGCACCGGCTTCGTCGTCAGTCTGGTCAATCAGGCGATCTTTATGAGTGCCGGTCTGCTGTGGTGGAAGGTGATTGGCCTGTATTAA
- the foxA gene encoding ferrioxamine B receptor FoxA, with protein sequence MFRKTRLALVVGCFTSGFTVSVLAQDTPSSSSQGDTLVVTSQTQRGATKLETPDIETPQAVSIITRDQIQEQGATSVRQAVGYTPGVYNNQIGASNRFDYMVLRGFSDGSLDNVYLDGLKMMGDTNSHSSLVIDPWFLDSIEVVRGPASVLYGRSSPGGIVALNSRQPSFDRSGQIKLFAGNNAQRGAAFDVTGPLDDDERFAFRLGGMVREADTQFGPLKEERYAIAPSLLWRISDKTRLELMAYLQRDPEGGSHSGLPYDGTVVAHNGRKISNTFYEGEENYEKYDRKQNMVGYNFEHGFDSGWAVRQKLRYLRTKVHLDQVYAYGWTQPSADTLTRYYSGSRESLSALTLDNQLDGSVDTGAVNHRLLVGLDYQQRNNNMDWPSGTFPEINAFNPVYGSGPTTLSGTQEKHKLQQTGIYVQDQMSWERWRLTLGGRHDQVKVTHVNHTKGTHSELDKNNFSSRAALLYLFDSGFAPYVSYSTAFTPTSFADDNGNVLEPMKGKQWEAGMKYQPEGSQDQYSLSVFRINQKNVATKVQPNDPYRSVGEIESEGVELEAVSHITDNLRLQAAYTYTDIRYKKSSVAEQGKRAVYAPRNQASAWASYDVKSGPLDGLTIGSGVRYVNGVTSDRANTHTLPSYTLVDLAVGYDLSKVGLKGVSAQLNVNNLTDKRYVSACNSLEFCYFGAERSVVGSVSYSF encoded by the coding sequence ATGTTCAGAAAAACGCGGCTGGCGCTGGTGGTCGGCTGTTTCACCAGTGGATTTACTGTGTCGGTACTGGCGCAGGATACGCCATCCTCTTCTTCTCAGGGAGATACGCTGGTTGTGACGTCTCAAACGCAACGCGGGGCGACCAAACTGGAAACGCCCGATATCGAGACTCCTCAGGCCGTTTCTATCATTACGCGCGATCAGATTCAGGAGCAGGGCGCGACCAGCGTTCGGCAGGCGGTCGGCTATACGCCGGGTGTGTATAACAACCAGATCGGCGCGTCCAACCGCTTTGACTACATGGTACTGCGCGGCTTTTCCGACGGTAGTCTGGATAACGTCTATCTCGACGGACTGAAGATGATGGGGGATACCAACTCCCATAGTTCGCTGGTTATCGATCCCTGGTTCCTCGACAGCATTGAAGTGGTCAGAGGCCCGGCGTCCGTACTCTACGGGCGTTCTTCTCCGGGTGGGATTGTGGCGCTGAATTCCCGCCAGCCATCCTTCGATCGCAGCGGACAGATCAAACTGTTCGCAGGCAACAATGCACAACGTGGCGCGGCGTTTGATGTTACCGGACCGCTGGATGATGACGAGCGTTTTGCGTTCCGTCTGGGGGGAATGGTCCGTGAAGCGGATACCCAATTTGGGCCGCTGAAAGAAGAACGCTATGCGATTGCGCCTAGCCTGCTGTGGCGGATTTCCGACAAGACGCGTCTGGAATTGATGGCTTACCTACAACGCGATCCAGAAGGCGGCAGTCACTCGGGTTTGCCGTATGACGGTACGGTGGTGGCGCACAACGGGCGGAAAATCTCGAACACCTTCTATGAAGGGGAAGAGAATTATGAGAAATACGACCGTAAGCAAAACATGGTGGGATACAACTTCGAACATGGCTTCGATAGCGGCTGGGCGGTGCGCCAAAAACTGCGTTATCTGCGTACCAAGGTGCATTTGGATCAGGTGTACGCCTATGGCTGGACGCAGCCGAGCGCCGATACGCTGACCCGTTATTACTCGGGTTCCCGCGAGTCACTGTCTGCGTTAACGCTAGATAACCAGCTCGATGGCAGCGTGGATACCGGTGCGGTAAACCACCGTCTGCTGGTGGGGCTCGACTATCAGCAGCGTAATAATAATATGGACTGGCCTTCGGGTACCTTCCCGGAGATTAATGCGTTTAATCCCGTTTACGGTTCTGGACCAACGACCCTGTCCGGCACGCAGGAAAAACATAAGCTGCAACAGACAGGCATCTATGTACAGGATCAAATGAGCTGGGAGCGCTGGCGCCTAACGCTGGGCGGTCGTCACGACCAGGTAAAAGTGACCCATGTTAACCATACCAAGGGGACACACAGCGAGTTGGATAAAAACAACTTTAGCTCGCGTGCCGCATTGCTCTACCTGTTTGATAGCGGATTTGCACCTTATGTCAGCTATTCCACGGCCTTTACGCCGACCAGCTTCGCCGATGATAACGGCAACGTACTGGAGCCTATGAAGGGCAAGCAGTGGGAAGCCGGGATGAAATATCAGCCTGAAGGTTCTCAGGATCAGTACAGTCTGTCGGTATTCCGTATTAATCAGAAGAACGTGGCGACAAAAGTTCAGCCTAATGACCCTTACCGTTCCGTGGGGGAAATTGAATCGGAAGGGGTGGAACTGGAGGCCGTGAGCCATATTACGGATAATCTGCGTCTGCAAGCGGCTTATACCTATACGGATATTCGCTATAAGAAAAGCAGTGTGGCTGAGCAAGGAAAGCGTGCGGTGTACGCGCCGCGCAATCAGGCCAGCGCCTGGGCCAGCTATGATGTCAAAAGCGGTCCGCTGGACGGCCTGACGATTGGTTCCGGCGTGCGTTACGTGAACGGTGTGACCTCCGATCGTGCCAATACCCACACGCTGCCGTCTTATACGCTGGTGGATCTGGCGGTGGGATACGATCTCTCGAAGGTGGGTCTGAAAGGGGTGAGTGCGCAGCTTAATGTGAACAACCTGACCGATAAACGCTATGTCTCCGCCTGTAACTCGCTGGAGTTCTGTTACTTCGGTGCCGAACGCAGCGTAGTCGGCAGCGTCTCTTACTCGTTCTGA
- the lysC gene encoding lysine-sensitive aspartokinase 3, which translates to MSVTEVSANANSTVIAKFGGTSVADFDAMNRSADVVLSNPNVRVVVLSASAGITNLLVALAEGQTPEIRAEHLAKIRQIQYAIIDRLTNQSVIRDEIDRMLDSVTTLSEAAALATSNALTDELVSHGELMSTLLFVEILRQREVVAEWFDVRKIMRTDDNFGRAQPDCDVLGELTRSQLQPRLEQGLVITQGFIGSEAKGRTTTLGRGGSDYTAALLGEALNVSRIDIWTDVPGIYTTDPRVVPTAKRIDQIMFEEAAEMATFGAKVLHPATLLPAVRSDIPVFVGSSKDPAAGGTLVCNKTENPPLFRALALRRKQTLLTLYSLNMLHARGFLAEVFSILARHNISVDLITTSEVNVALTLDTTGSTSTGDSLLSSALLTELSSLCRVEVEENLSLVALIGNKLSQACGVGKEVFGVLEPFRIRLICYGASSNNLCFLVPGDDAERVVQTLHRSLFE; encoded by the coding sequence ATGTCTGTAACTGAAGTCTCCGCAAACGCGAATTCTACCGTTATTGCCAAATTTGGCGGCACCAGCGTGGCGGACTTTGACGCCATGAATCGCAGCGCCGATGTGGTGTTATCGAATCCAAATGTACGAGTTGTGGTACTGTCGGCGTCGGCAGGTATCACCAATTTACTGGTTGCGCTCGCCGAAGGCCAGACACCGGAAATTCGCGCCGAGCATCTGGCGAAAATCCGCCAAATTCAATACGCCATCATCGATAGGCTGACCAACCAAAGCGTTATTCGCGATGAAATTGACCGCATGCTGGACAGCGTCACCACCCTGTCTGAAGCGGCAGCGCTCGCGACGTCCAACGCGCTGACCGATGAACTGGTCAGCCACGGCGAACTGATGTCCACCCTGCTGTTTGTCGAAATTCTGCGCCAGCGCGAGGTCGTGGCAGAGTGGTTCGATGTGCGCAAAATCATGCGCACCGACGATAACTTTGGCCGTGCGCAGCCGGACTGCGACGTGCTGGGCGAACTGACTCGCAGCCAGTTGCAGCCGCGTCTTGAGCAAGGTCTGGTGATCACACAGGGTTTCATCGGCAGTGAGGCGAAAGGCCGTACGACTACGCTGGGCCGTGGCGGTAGCGATTATACCGCGGCGCTGCTGGGCGAAGCCCTCAACGTCAGCCGGATTGATATCTGGACCGATGTGCCCGGCATTTACACCACCGACCCACGCGTGGTGCCGACAGCAAAACGCATCGACCAAATCATGTTTGAAGAAGCGGCCGAAATGGCGACATTTGGCGCGAAAGTCCTGCACCCAGCCACGCTGCTGCCTGCGGTGCGTAGCGATATTCCGGTGTTTGTCGGCTCCAGCAAAGATCCCGCCGCGGGCGGTACGCTGGTGTGCAATAAAACCGAAAACCCGCCGCTATTCCGCGCGCTGGCGCTACGTCGTAAACAAACGCTGCTCACGCTGTATAGCCTGAACATGCTGCACGCACGCGGCTTCCTGGCCGAAGTGTTCAGTATTCTGGCACGTCACAACATCTCCGTTGACCTGATCACCACGTCAGAAGTCAACGTCGCACTGACGCTCGACACAACTGGCTCCACCTCCACGGGCGACAGCCTGCTCTCCAGCGCCTTGCTGACCGAGCTGTCATCGCTGTGTCGTGTCGAGGTTGAAGAGAACCTGTCACTGGTCGCGCTGATCGGCAACAAGCTGTCTCAGGCCTGTGGCGTCGGGAAAGAAGTGTTTGGCGTACTGGAACCTTTCCGCATTCGCCTGATCTGCTACGGCGCCAGCAGCAACAACCTGTGCTTCCTGGTACCGGGTGACGACGCCGAGCGGGTGGTACAGACGCTGCACCGCAGCCTATTCGAGTAA
- a CDS encoding AraC family transcriptional regulator: MLKRLFSIEDFFDIGERYGIDYHFPQLSSCRDRTKEKRIVVQGDVEEMTLSSGICLTNSNVRVLQPYESTSLHCCPFYTLVVLEGCVALRLSGKEFVVRAGMAFSTRLGDPLVMNASHLADCHLRTVSLGIFPATFALDPLLGSLLNEWEQGGNPTFLWQVPGHVLSGLQHALENTTPGLSRQLMLEGVMLQLLGQGLSFGQRGGERRVLPPPGEQERLENVRRLLAQQPEKEYTLNELAQLAAMSSSSLRTKFRQAYGHSVFDYLRDCRLELARRYLVQGYSVQQAAWMSGYQHATNFATAFRRRYGMAPSDARMVS, translated from the coding sequence ATGCTCAAACGACTCTTTTCCATTGAGGATTTCTTCGATATCGGTGAACGTTACGGGATTGATTACCATTTCCCGCAGCTGTCGTCTTGCCGCGATCGCACGAAAGAAAAGCGTATCGTTGTGCAGGGGGATGTCGAAGAGATGACGCTGTCCTCCGGTATTTGTCTGACGAATTCCAATGTGCGCGTGTTGCAACCCTACGAATCGACGTCTTTGCACTGCTGTCCGTTTTATACGCTGGTGGTGCTGGAAGGGTGCGTCGCGCTGCGCCTGAGCGGTAAGGAGTTTGTTGTGCGAGCCGGCATGGCATTCAGCACTCGTCTGGGTGACCCGTTAGTCATGAACGCCAGCCACCTTGCGGATTGTCATCTTCGCACCGTCTCGCTGGGTATTTTTCCCGCCACGTTCGCTTTGGATCCGCTGTTGGGCTCGTTGCTGAACGAGTGGGAGCAGGGGGGAAACCCGACGTTTTTATGGCAGGTTCCCGGCCATGTGTTATCTGGGCTACAGCACGCGCTGGAAAACACCACGCCGGGGCTATCACGCCAGCTGATGTTGGAAGGCGTAATGCTACAGCTGTTGGGGCAAGGCCTGTCATTCGGGCAACGTGGCGGGGAACGGCGCGTATTGCCTCCGCCCGGTGAACAGGAGCGGCTGGAGAACGTCCGGCGACTGCTGGCGCAACAGCCTGAAAAAGAGTACACCCTTAATGAACTGGCACAGCTGGCTGCGATGAGCAGCAGCAGCCTGCGCACCAAGTTTCGTCAGGCGTATGGTCATTCGGTCTTTGACTATTTGCGCGACTGTCGGTTGGAACTGGCTCGCCGCTATCTGGTACAGGGCTACAGCGTTCAACAGGCGGCCTGGATGTCGGGCTACCAGCATGCGACCAACTTTGCCACGGCTTTCCGGCGGCGTTACGGTATGGCGCCGAGCGATGCGCGCATGGTCAGCTAG
- a CDS encoding Na/Pi cotransporter family protein translates to MLTLLNLLSAIALLVWGTHIVRTGIMRVYGTQLRRVLSDSVEKKPLAFMAGIGVTALVQSSNATALLTTSFVSQGLVALTPALVIILGADVGTALMVRILTFDLSWLSPLLIFLGVIFFLSRKQTRVGQIGRVAIGLGLILLALEMIVVAAAPITQTSGVKVLFSSLTGDVMLDALVGALFAVITYSSLAAVLLTATLTASGVISLEVAMCLVIGANLGSGLLTMMSTSTQNAEGRRVALGSMLFKLIGCLAVLPLVEPLSRWLTRIPLGAEELVIYFHLFYNLIRCLLLIPLTGVVARLSCMMIADSPQVELQMKPRHLDTSSLDTPALALTNAARETLRIGDVLEQMLRLYREVLQGDHMQRREIRRLDDDVDILYTAIKLYLAQIQKDGLDERDSRRWAEVIEVALNLEQAGDIIERMADDIANHSSGVRMAFSAQGLEELNHLHEQLLANLRLGLSVFLSEDITSAKRLRRAKHRFRIMNRRYAHAHVDRLHQHNVQSLETSSLHLSLLGDMNRLNSLFCAVAYNVLIVQQDGEEEREESPLTL, encoded by the coding sequence TTGTTAACACTGCTGAATCTCCTTTCTGCGATTGCGTTACTGGTGTGGGGCACTCACATTGTCCGTACCGGTATCATGCGGGTTTATGGCACCCAGTTACGGCGGGTTCTCAGCGACAGCGTTGAGAAAAAACCGTTGGCTTTTATGGCCGGTATTGGCGTTACTGCGCTGGTACAGAGCAGCAATGCGACCGCGTTGCTGACGACCTCGTTTGTCTCACAGGGACTGGTGGCGCTAACGCCTGCGCTGGTGATTATTCTCGGGGCAGATGTCGGGACGGCACTGATGGTGCGAATTCTGACGTTCGACCTGTCCTGGCTTTCTCCGCTGCTGATTTTTCTTGGCGTGATATTTTTCCTCAGCCGCAAGCAGACGCGGGTTGGGCAGATTGGCCGCGTGGCGATCGGGCTCGGGCTGATTCTGCTGGCGCTGGAAATGATTGTCGTGGCTGCGGCCCCGATCACGCAGACGTCGGGCGTGAAGGTGCTGTTTTCCTCGTTGACGGGTGACGTCATGCTGGACGCGCTGGTAGGCGCGCTGTTCGCGGTGATTACCTATTCCAGTCTGGCAGCGGTGCTGCTGACGGCAACGTTGACGGCAAGCGGTGTGATTTCGCTGGAAGTGGCGATGTGTCTGGTCATTGGTGCCAATCTGGGGAGCGGATTGCTGACGATGATGAGCACCTCGACGCAGAATGCGGAGGGGCGACGCGTGGCGCTCGGTAGCATGCTGTTCAAGCTGATTGGCTGTCTGGCTGTGTTGCCGCTGGTTGAGCCGCTTTCGCGTTGGCTGACGCGTATTCCGCTGGGGGCCGAAGAGCTGGTGATCTACTTCCACCTGTTCTACAACCTGATTCGTTGCCTGCTGCTGATTCCGCTGACCGGCGTGGTAGCGCGCCTGTCCTGTATGATGATTGCAGACTCACCGCAGGTCGAACTCCAGATGAAACCGCGCCATTTGGACACCAGTTCGCTGGACACGCCAGCGCTGGCGCTGACCAACGCTGCGCGGGAAACGCTGCGAATTGGCGATGTGCTGGAACAGATGCTGCGGTTGTACCGCGAAGTGTTGCAGGGCGACCATATGCAACGCCGGGAGATTCGCCGGCTTGATGATGATGTCGATATTCTTTACACCGCGATTAAGCTCTATCTGGCGCAGATTCAGAAAGACGGGTTGGATGAGCGGGATTCCCGGCGCTGGGCTGAAGTGATCGAGGTGGCGCTGAATCTGGAGCAGGCGGGAGATATTATCGAGCGCATGGCAGACGACATCGCCAATCATTCCTCCGGCGTACGCATGGCGTTTTCTGCACAGGGACTGGAAGAGTTGAACCATTTGCATGAACAGCTGCTGGCGAATTTGCGTTTGGGGCTGTCGGTTTTCCTGTCGGAGGATATCACCAGCGCGAAACGCCTGCGTCGTGCCAAACACCGCTTCCGCATTATGAACCGTCGTTATGCGCACGCGCACGTCGATCGCTTACATCAGCACAACGTACAGAGTCTGGAAACCAGTTCGCTCCATCTGAGCTTACTGGGAGACATGAACCGCCTGAACTCACTGTTCTGTGCGGTAGCGTATAACGTATTGATTGTACAGCAGGATGGGGAAGAAGAACGCGAGGAGTCACCGCTGACGCTGTGA